A genomic region of Azoarcus sp. KH32C contains the following coding sequences:
- the cbiB gene encoding adenosylcobinamide-phosphate synthase CbiB has product MISLCVKLVSGIVIDRLLGEPRRYHPLIGFGRWAIWLEGQLHGRVPGRVGGVLAWSLAVLPWVGLVLAARAVHPAIQWIADVVLLYFALGAQSLAQHAEAIAKPLAAGDLDAARTRVGWIVSRDTRALDATGVARAGTESVLENGNDAVFGALFWFCIGGGAGVLLFRLANTLDAMWGYRNERYLDFGWAAARIDDVLNWLPARLTALTYALLGRTRHALACWRAQAPAWDSPNAGPVMAAGAGALGVSLGGPAIYHGREEHRPPLGGGAAPDATSLRSAIALVRRGMLLWLAVVALAAIAVTFLGAAQR; this is encoded by the coding sequence ATGATTTCCCTGTGCGTCAAACTCGTATCCGGCATCGTCATCGACCGGCTGCTCGGCGAACCGCGCCGCTACCATCCCCTGATCGGTTTCGGGCGCTGGGCAATCTGGCTTGAAGGCCAGCTGCATGGGCGCGTGCCCGGTCGCGTGGGCGGCGTGCTCGCGTGGTCGCTTGCGGTGCTGCCCTGGGTCGGACTCGTGCTCGCGGCGCGCGCTGTGCATCCGGCCATCCAGTGGATCGCCGACGTCGTGCTGCTCTATTTCGCACTCGGCGCGCAAAGCCTCGCGCAACACGCCGAAGCGATCGCGAAGCCGCTCGCGGCCGGTGATCTCGACGCGGCACGGACGCGGGTCGGCTGGATCGTCAGCCGCGACACGCGCGCGCTCGATGCGACGGGCGTCGCCCGCGCCGGCACCGAGTCCGTGCTGGAGAATGGCAACGACGCGGTCTTCGGCGCGCTGTTCTGGTTCTGCATTGGCGGAGGCGCCGGCGTACTGCTCTTCCGTCTCGCGAACACCCTCGACGCGATGTGGGGCTACCGCAACGAGCGCTATCTAGACTTCGGCTGGGCCGCGGCGCGCATCGACGACGTGCTCAACTGGCTGCCCGCACGGCTCACGGCGCTGACCTACGCGCTCCTCGGACGCACCCGCCATGCGCTCGCCTGTTGGCGCGCTCAGGCGCCCGCGTGGGACAGCCCCAACGCCGGCCCTGTGATGGCCGCAGGCGCCGGCGCGCTGGGCGTGAGCCTCGGCGGCCCGGCGATCTACCACGGGCGCGAAGAGCATCGTCCCCCGCTCGGAGGCGGTGCGGCACCGGACGCAACGAGCCTGCGCTCGGCGATCGCGCTGGTCCGCCGCGGCATGCTGCTCTGGCTCGCCGTCGTCGCCCTCGCCGCGATCGCCGTCACCTTCCTCGGAGCGGCGCAGCGCTGA
- a CDS encoding TIGR01212 family radical SAM protein (This family includes YhcC from E. coli K-12, an uncharacterized radical SAM protein.), with amino-acid sequence MQLDHYVNTIGRHLRGRFGERVHKLPLHARFTCPNRDGTLGRGGCTFCNVRSFSDASDAPIAQQLAEGRTKMDRARRYLAYFQAYTSTYAEVETLQRLYAEALEAADIVGLCVGTRPDCVPDAVLDLLAGYRDQGYEVWLELGLQSAFDETLARVNRGHGFAAYADAVSRAHARGVPVCTHLIVGLPGEPLERSLDTLERVLELGVTGLKLHPLMIVKGSRMAAAWRRGEIAPAELDAYADVAAEMIRRTPASVVYHRVSATANAPTLLAPAWCASRFEGIQAIARRLAESGAQGSLTDAPLAPPAAPGTSAHYLPHATPVTPDPPCAPTC; translated from the coding sequence ATGCAGCTCGACCACTACGTCAACACGATCGGCCGCCACCTGCGCGGCCGCTTCGGCGAGCGCGTGCACAAGCTGCCGCTGCACGCGCGCTTCACCTGCCCGAACCGCGACGGCACGCTCGGCCGCGGCGGCTGCACCTTCTGCAACGTGCGCTCCTTCAGCGACGCCTCCGACGCCCCGATCGCGCAGCAACTCGCCGAGGGCCGCACGAAGATGGACCGTGCGCGTCGCTATCTCGCCTATTTCCAGGCCTACACGAGCACCTACGCAGAGGTCGAAACGCTGCAGCGCCTCTACGCCGAGGCGCTGGAAGCCGCCGACATTGTCGGCCTGTGCGTGGGCACGCGGCCCGACTGCGTGCCCGATGCGGTGCTCGATCTGCTCGCCGGCTACCGTGACCAGGGCTACGAGGTGTGGCTCGAACTCGGCCTGCAGAGCGCCTTCGACGAGACCCTCGCCCGCGTGAACCGCGGCCACGGCTTCGCCGCCTACGCCGACGCCGTCTCCCGTGCCCATGCGCGCGGCGTGCCGGTGTGTACCCACCTCATTGTCGGCCTGCCGGGCGAGCCCCTCGAACGCAGTCTCGACACGCTGGAGCGCGTGCTCGAACTCGGCGTCACGGGGCTCAAGCTGCACCCGTTGATGATCGTCAAAGGCAGTCGCATGGCTGCGGCCTGGCGCCGCGGCGAGATCGCACCGGCGGAGCTCGACGCCTATGCCGATGTCGCCGCCGAGATGATCCGTCGCACCCCGGCGTCCGTCGTCTATCACCGCGTATCGGCCACGGCGAACGCCCCGACGCTGCTCGCGCCGGCATGGTGCGCGAGCCGCTTCGAAGGCATCCAGGCAATCGCCCGTCGCCTGGCGGAATCCGGCGCCCAAGGCAGCCTGACGGACGCCCCGCTCGCCCCGCCCGCGGCGCCGGGCACATCGGCGCACTACCTCCCCCACGCTACGCCCGTTACTCCCGATCCCCCATGCGCCCCCACCTGCTGA
- a CDS encoding cobalamin-binding protein, whose translation MRPHLLNRLAAALAASMCLAPSAYADVELQDDAGQRIRLAQPARRIVSLAPHVTELLFAAGAGDRVVGAVDYSDYPPAARKLPRVGGYSNIDMEAVAALKPDLVIAWKSGNRDAHLDRLSALGIPVFISEPHSLDDVARSLENLGKAAGSDREGRAAADAFRQRKRELARRYADRPPVRMFYEIWDKPLMTVNDEHLISDVMRLCGGVNVFGKLDQLAPTIGVEGVLAANPEVIVASGMGEARPDWLDMWKRWPRLAAVTSDNLYFVPPELIQRHTPRILEGASMLCEQLDTARRKRRSGG comes from the coding sequence ATGCGCCCCCACCTGCTGAACCGTCTTGCCGCCGCCCTCGCCGCCTCAATGTGCCTCGCCCCGTCCGCGTACGCCGACGTCGAGCTGCAGGACGACGCGGGACAGCGCATCCGCCTCGCGCAACCGGCGCGGCGCATCGTCAGCCTCGCCCCGCACGTGACCGAACTGCTGTTCGCGGCCGGGGCTGGAGATCGCGTCGTCGGCGCCGTCGACTACAGCGACTACCCGCCCGCCGCGCGCAAGCTGCCGCGCGTCGGGGGCTACAGCAACATCGACATGGAGGCGGTCGCCGCCCTGAAACCCGACCTTGTGATCGCGTGGAAGAGCGGCAACCGCGATGCGCACCTCGATCGCCTCTCAGCGCTCGGCATTCCCGTCTTCATCAGCGAGCCGCACAGCCTCGACGACGTCGCCCGCAGCCTCGAAAACCTCGGGAAGGCGGCCGGCAGCGATCGGGAGGGGCGCGCCGCGGCGGATGCCTTCCGGCAACGCAAGAGGGAGCTCGCGCGACGCTACGCCGACCGCCCACCCGTGAGGATGTTCTACGAAATCTGGGACAAGCCGCTGATGACCGTAAACGACGAGCACTTGATCTCGGACGTGATGCGGCTGTGCGGCGGCGTGAACGTGTTCGGCAAACTCGATCAGCTGGCGCCGACGATCGGCGTGGAAGGCGTGCTCGCGGCGAATCCGGAAGTGATCGTCGCGAGCGGCATGGGCGAAGCCCGGCCGGATTGGCTCGATATGTGGAAGCGCTGGCCCAGGCTCGCCGCAGTCACGAGCGACAATCTCTATTTCGTGCCGCCCGAACTGATCCAGCGGCACACGCCGCGCATTCTGGAGGGTGCGTCGATGCTGTGCGAACAGCTCGACACGGCACGGCGCAAGCGTCGCAGTGGCGGCTGA
- a CDS encoding M48 family metallopeptidase, whose protein sequence is MATQSNHLSRIRSRLARRLGLRAAGGLFLLASIALGFFAIAASLVAGTWEALVAGHVVDALLAAATFMVAVAMGAVAAGWLFAPAARPDGVRLPREAAEPLHRLIERMSRRFGGARIDAVWIVDDMNAAILQRPRWGWGGPMETHLLIGLSLAHSVSRRQFSAILAHEFAHLVLQRHGVQAWWGHLRAWWFRALDRCVEDATWLGGMLERWSANDLRDAMRLSRLEEFEADALAAQVVGAPLVGEALVEVALKERFLSEDYWRKIMEQSSFEPRPVIRPFREMGLGVMAGFRRPMPGSVDIRHVYGQQASASDFHPTLNERLRALRVAAVVPRAGANTLANVCLGPLLPTLSWIFDRAWWEDSRRDWRQRYRSARCA, encoded by the coding sequence ATGGCAACACAATCGAACCACCTGTCCCGCATCCGCTCGCGACTCGCCCGGCGCCTCGGCCTTCGCGCCGCCGGAGGGCTGTTCCTGCTGGCGTCGATCGCCCTGGGATTCTTCGCGATCGCCGCGTCGCTGGTGGCCGGAACCTGGGAGGCGTTGGTTGCGGGGCATGTCGTCGATGCGCTTCTCGCCGCGGCCACGTTCATGGTGGCGGTCGCAATGGGGGCCGTGGCGGCCGGATGGTTGTTTGCTCCCGCCGCCCGCCCCGACGGCGTACGCTTGCCGCGGGAAGCCGCGGAACCGCTGCACCGTCTGATCGAGCGCATGAGTCGCCGTTTCGGCGGCGCGCGCATTGACGCGGTCTGGATCGTCGACGACATGAACGCGGCCATCCTGCAGCGGCCCCGCTGGGGCTGGGGCGGTCCGATGGAAACCCACCTGCTGATCGGTCTGTCGCTCGCGCACAGCGTTTCGCGGCGCCAGTTCAGCGCGATTCTCGCGCACGAGTTCGCGCATCTGGTGTTGCAGCGGCACGGCGTGCAGGCGTGGTGGGGGCATCTGCGCGCTTGGTGGTTCCGCGCGCTCGACCGCTGCGTCGAGGACGCAACATGGCTGGGCGGCATGCTGGAGCGCTGGTCGGCCAACGATCTGCGCGACGCGATGCGCCTGTCGCGGCTGGAGGAGTTCGAAGCCGATGCGCTCGCCGCACAGGTTGTCGGCGCACCGCTGGTCGGCGAGGCTCTGGTCGAGGTCGCGTTGAAGGAGCGTTTCCTCAGCGAGGATTACTGGCGCAAGATCATGGAGCAGAGCAGTTTCGAGCCGCGGCCGGTGATCCGGCCCTTCCGCGAGATGGGGCTCGGCGTGATGGCCGGGTTCCGCCGACCGATGCCGGGCAGCGTCGATATCCGCCACGTCTACGGCCAGCAGGCCTCGGCTTCCGACTTCCATCCGACGCTCAACGAGCGCCTGCGTGCGCTCCGGGTCGCGGCGGTCGTGCCGCGCGCCGGCGCCAACACGCTCGCCAACGTCTGCCTCGGCCCCTTGCTGCCGACGCTGTCGTGGATCTTCGACCGTGCCTGGTGGGAGGATTCGCGCCGCGACTGGCGTCAGCGCTACCGCAGCGCGCGCTGCGCCTGA
- a CDS encoding DEAD/DEAH box helicase yields the protein MNTPEVSFASLGLAEPLLRAISESGYTRPTPIQAQAIPLVLAGGDLLAAAQTGTGKTAGFTLPLLHLLSAKPAAVPKAGRPRCLILTPTRELAAQVEESVQTYGKHLPLTSMVMFGGVNINPQIAALKKRVDILVATPGRLLDHAGQKTVDLSGVEILVLDEADRMLDMGFIRDIRKVLAMLPKQRQNLLFSATFSDEIRSLANGLLNNPGCVEVARRNTTTELVEQSVYFVPQKQKRDLLVHLVKEHDWHQVLVFTRTKHGANRLAEYLGKHGIPAAAIHGNKSQSARTKALSQFKDNSLPVLVATDIAARGLDIDQLPQVVNFELPNVPEDYVHRIGRTGRAGSSGKAISFVDSEEKSYLTSIERLIKRSIERTPVPEFVTHAPDPGDDASRPARDPRQSGRRNDSRTPRQPQTERPAPRAQSHGANRQPARQGGQAEGGNAANRPARNGEAQGNRNARNGQTNGNHAPRQQEAGANRAPRSAEAPRQQQPRSDAGRRPAPRPALFNAKPGSRSE from the coding sequence TTGAACACACCCGAAGTTTCTTTCGCCAGTCTTGGACTGGCAGAACCGCTGCTGCGCGCCATTTCCGAATCCGGCTACACCCGCCCGACGCCGATCCAGGCCCAAGCGATTCCCCTCGTGCTCGCCGGCGGCGACCTGCTCGCCGCAGCGCAGACCGGCACCGGCAAGACCGCCGGCTTCACGCTGCCGCTACTGCACCTCCTTTCCGCCAAGCCCGCCGCCGTCCCGAAAGCCGGACGCCCGCGCTGCCTGATCCTGACCCCGACGCGCGAACTCGCCGCGCAGGTCGAGGAATCGGTGCAGACCTATGGCAAGCACCTGCCGCTAACCTCGATGGTCATGTTCGGCGGCGTCAACATCAATCCGCAGATCGCCGCGCTGAAGAAGCGCGTCGATATCCTCGTCGCGACCCCCGGCCGTCTGCTGGACCATGCTGGCCAGAAGACGGTCGATCTGTCGGGCGTCGAGATCCTCGTCCTTGACGAAGCCGACCGCATGCTGGACATGGGCTTCATCCGCGACATCCGCAAGGTGCTCGCGATGCTGCCGAAGCAGCGCCAGAACCTGTTGTTCTCGGCGACCTTCTCGGACGAGATCCGGTCGCTCGCCAACGGCCTGCTGAACAACCCGGGCTGCGTCGAAGTGGCTCGCCGCAATACGACCACCGAACTGGTCGAGCAGTCCGTGTATTTCGTGCCGCAGAAGCAGAAGCGCGACCTGCTGGTGCATCTGGTCAAGGAGCACGACTGGCACCAGGTGCTGGTCTTCACCCGCACCAAGCACGGCGCGAACCGGCTGGCCGAATACCTCGGCAAACACGGCATCCCGGCCGCGGCGATCCACGGCAACAAGAGCCAGTCGGCGCGCACCAAGGCGTTGTCGCAATTCAAGGACAACTCGCTGCCGGTGCTCGTCGCGACCGACATCGCGGCGCGCGGGCTGGACATCGACCAACTACCGCAGGTCGTGAACTTCGAGCTGCCGAACGTGCCGGAAGACTACGTGCACCGCATCGGCCGCACCGGTCGTGCCGGTTCCAGCGGCAAGGCGATCTCCTTCGTCGACAGCGAGGAGAAGTCCTATCTGACGTCGATCGAGCGCCTGATCAAGCGCAGCATCGAGCGCACGCCAGTGCCGGAATTCGTGACGCACGCGCCCGATCCGGGCGACGACGCCTCGCGCCCGGCACGCGATCCGCGCCAATCGGGTCGTCGCAACGACAGCCGCACGCCGCGCCAGCCGCAGACGGAACGTCCGGCCCCGCGCGCGCAAAGCCACGGCGCGAACCGCCAGCCGGCACGGCAGGGCGGACAGGCCGAGGGTGGCAATGCTGCGAACCGTCCGGCCCGCAATGGCGAAGCCCAAGGTAATCGCAATGCGCGCAACGGCCAGACGAACGGCAACCACGCGCCGCGCCAGCAGGAAGCCGGCGCCAACCGGGCCCCGCGTTCGGCCGAGGCACCGCGTCAGCAGCAGCCCCGCTCGGACGCCGGACGCCGTCCGGCACCCCGCCCAGCGCTCTTCAACGCGAAGCCGGGTTCGCGCAGCGAATAA
- the rquA gene encoding rhodoquinone biosynthesis methyltransferase RquA, producing the protein MPTVPRVSAVPLYLSRTYHWAYLDRRTLPWLDRSLVVSAILWGNAGRLMQAAAEEFQAGQRLLQAACVYGPFSRMLAEQVGGEGDLEVIDVAPIQVANVRRKLDGLPQAQARQGDLAAPDTVDAAAYDAVCCFFLLHEVPPIERACIVHNLLGAVRPGGKIVFVDYHRTHPWHPLRPIMAQVFRWLEPFADSLLDTDIPALSAHSGDFEWKKTTLFGGLYQKLVGVRRG; encoded by the coding sequence ATGCCAACAGTGCCTCGAGTCAGTGCAGTACCTCTTTATCTGTCGCGCACCTATCATTGGGCCTATCTTGACCGCCGGACGCTGCCCTGGCTAGACCGTTCGCTCGTCGTTTCGGCGATCCTGTGGGGCAATGCGGGGCGCCTGATGCAGGCGGCAGCGGAGGAGTTCCAGGCCGGCCAGCGGCTGCTGCAGGCGGCCTGCGTCTACGGGCCGTTCTCGCGCATGCTGGCCGAACAAGTCGGCGGTGAAGGCGACCTCGAAGTCATCGACGTCGCGCCGATTCAGGTTGCCAATGTGCGCCGCAAGCTCGACGGCCTGCCTCAGGCGCAGGCGCGGCAAGGCGATCTCGCCGCGCCCGATACCGTCGACGCCGCGGCCTACGATGCCGTGTGCTGCTTCTTCCTGCTGCACGAAGTGCCTCCCATCGAGCGTGCATGCATCGTGCACAACCTGCTGGGCGCGGTGCGGCCGGGCGGCAAGATCGTCTTTGTGGACTACCACCGCACGCATCCCTGGCATCCGCTGCGGCCGATCATGGCCCAGGTGTTCCGCTGGCTCGAGCCTTTCGCCGATTCCTTGCTCGACACGGACATCCCGGCACTGTCTGCGCATTCGGGCGACTTCGAATGGAAAAAGACCACCTTGTTCGGTGGTCTTTATCAGAAGCTCGTGGGGGTGCGGCGCGGTTGA
- the cobM gene encoding precorrin-4 C(11)-methyltransferase: MHSERAPGTVWFVGAGPGDPDLITVKGRRLLEQAGGILFAGSLVDQAATLYAPEGCAIRDSKDMTLEEMSAWLIDAASRCETVVRLQTGDPGLYGALVEMTRLLDAAGVPWKVVPGVSSALASAAAAGETLTLPEVTQTVILTRVAGRTPMPAGEELDALAAHRTTLCIFLSITLLHEVQDALRRAGWPEDAPLLVVQKASWPGEEKIVRGTLADIKKKCQAEKIASQAMIIASPALGARDWPEIARSKLYDPSFSHRFRRATVTENAS; this comes from the coding sequence ATGCATTCCGAACGTGCGCCCGGAACCGTCTGGTTCGTCGGCGCCGGTCCGGGCGATCCGGACCTCATCACCGTTAAAGGCCGCCGCCTGCTCGAACAGGCGGGCGGCATCCTGTTCGCGGGCTCGCTCGTCGACCAGGCGGCGACCCTCTACGCGCCGGAAGGCTGCGCGATCCGCGACTCGAAGGACATGACGCTCGAGGAAATGAGCGCTTGGCTGATCGATGCCGCATCGCGCTGCGAGACCGTCGTGCGCCTGCAGACCGGCGATCCGGGCCTCTATGGGGCTCTGGTCGAGATGACGCGGCTGCTCGATGCGGCGGGCGTGCCGTGGAAGGTCGTGCCGGGCGTGTCCTCCGCACTGGCCTCGGCCGCGGCGGCCGGTGAAACGCTGACGCTTCCCGAAGTGACGCAAACCGTGATCCTGACCCGCGTCGCCGGCCGCACGCCGATGCCCGCGGGCGAAGAGCTCGACGCGCTCGCGGCGCACCGCACGACGCTGTGCATCTTCCTGTCGATCACGCTGCTGCACGAGGTGCAGGACGCGCTGCGCCGCGCCGGCTGGCCGGAGGATGCGCCGCTCCTCGTCGTGCAGAAGGCGAGCTGGCCGGGCGAGGAGAAGATCGTCCGCGGCACGCTCGCCGACATCAAGAAGAAGTGCCAGGCGGAGAAGATCGCCTCGCAGGCCATGATCATCGCGAGCCCGGCGCTGGGCGCGCGCGACTGGCCCGAGATCGCCCGTTCCAAACTCTACGACCCGAGCTTCAGCCACCGCTTCCGCCGGGCCACCGTCACGGAAAACGCATCATGA
- a CDS encoding sirohydrochlorin chelatase → MKNDTTILLVGHGSRNRAGNDEIERFAAEWRARRPQWRIEACFIEYADVLLDGGLDRAAAGAKRVIVIPFILNAAGHVKMEIPAAIEHARERHPAVAFECTRHLGMGREIFDVLMGRLDGLMHELHVPDPCTTGVILLGRGSSDAGANGELAKMARWVFEATDHELVDLAFTGVTWPRIETAVQRQVRLGMTQIAVVPVYLFTGVLIERIDAQLARLRAQYPQIAFALGTHFGFDKGIFELVEARVADAEAGDAPLLECDGCKYRLAAEAEHLHDHSHTAGHHDHDHHHAHSHEHHGHDLGHGCSHNHAPHAGCAHHTHA, encoded by the coding sequence ATGAAGAACGACACCACGATCCTGCTGGTCGGCCACGGCTCGCGCAACCGCGCGGGCAACGACGAGATCGAGCGCTTTGCCGCCGAGTGGCGCGCGCGCCGCCCGCAGTGGCGCATCGAGGCCTGCTTCATCGAGTACGCCGACGTGCTGCTCGACGGCGGGCTCGATCGCGCGGCCGCGGGGGCGAAGCGCGTGATCGTGATCCCCTTCATTCTGAATGCGGCAGGCCACGTGAAGATGGAGATCCCGGCCGCGATCGAGCACGCGCGCGAACGTCATCCCGCCGTCGCGTTCGAATGCACTCGCCACCTCGGCATGGGACGCGAGATCTTCGACGTGCTGATGGGCCGACTCGACGGCCTGATGCACGAGCTGCATGTGCCCGATCCCTGCACGACGGGCGTGATCCTGCTGGGCCGCGGGTCGTCGGATGCCGGCGCGAACGGCGAGCTTGCGAAGATGGCGCGCTGGGTGTTCGAGGCCACGGACCACGAGCTGGTCGACCTCGCCTTCACCGGCGTGACCTGGCCGCGGATCGAGACGGCCGTGCAACGGCAGGTGCGCCTCGGCATGACACAGATCGCGGTCGTTCCGGTGTATCTCTTCACCGGCGTGCTGATCGAGCGGATCGACGCACAGCTCGCGCGGCTGCGTGCGCAGTATCCGCAGATCGCCTTCGCGCTCGGCACGCATTTCGGCTTCGACAAAGGCATTTTCGAATTGGTGGAAGCACGCGTCGCCGATGCGGAAGCGGGTGATGCGCCACTGCTCGAATGCGACGGCTGCAAGTACCGCCTCGCCGCCGAAGCCGAGCATCTGCACGACCACAGTCATACCGCAGGCCATCATGACCACGACCACCACCACGCTCACAGCCATGAGCATCACGGTCACGACCTTGGCCACGGCTGCTCCCACAACCACGCGCCCCACGCCGGCTGCGCTCACCACACTCACGCCTGA
- a CDS encoding precorrin-8X methylmutase has protein sequence MNSNVVTEQLTAAGRAIEHDSFAIIDAEVGSHDYRPEQWPVVRRMIHANADFEFNGLTDFHPLAVAAGLESILSGGTRIVADVEMICVGLSASRLAHFGMSTHQFISDADVIEQAKAEETTRAVQAMRKAHRKGLLDGAIVGIGNAPTALIEVVRLIREEGARPALVIGMPVGFVSAAESKDLMADVLAVPWIVIRGRKGGSTLVVAAIHALLGLAEARQREQQALTA, from the coding sequence ATGAACAGCAACGTCGTCACCGAACAGCTCACCGCCGCCGGACGCGCGATCGAGCACGATTCCTTCGCGATCATCGACGCCGAGGTCGGCAGTCACGATTACCGGCCGGAACAGTGGCCGGTCGTGCGCCGCATGATCCACGCGAATGCCGATTTCGAATTCAATGGTCTGACCGACTTTCATCCGCTCGCGGTCGCAGCGGGGCTCGAATCGATCCTCTCCGGCGGCACGCGCATCGTCGCCGACGTCGAGATGATCTGCGTCGGCCTGTCGGCGTCGCGCCTCGCGCACTTCGGCATGAGCACGCACCAGTTCATCTCGGACGCCGACGTGATCGAGCAGGCGAAGGCCGAGGAGACCACGCGCGCCGTGCAGGCGATGCGCAAGGCGCACCGCAAGGGGCTGCTCGATGGCGCGATCGTCGGGATCGGCAACGCCCCGACGGCGCTGATCGAGGTCGTGCGCCTGATCCGCGAGGAAGGCGCACGGCCGGCGCTCGTGATCGGCATGCCGGTCGGCTTTGTGTCGGCGGCCGAATCGAAGGACCTGATGGCCGACGTGCTGGCGGTGCCGTGGATCGTGATCCGCGGCCGCAAGGGCGGCTCGACGCTGGTTGTCGCAGCGATCCATGCGCTGCTGGGGCTGGCTGAAGCGCGCCAGCGCGAACAACAGGCGCTGACGGCCTAA
- a CDS encoding cobalt-precorrin-5B (C(1))-methyltransferase — MAAGHVLPEKVRKGDAKRERGNRTGFTTGANSAAAATAATLGLVHGEVPAEIECVLPNTQHVVFRITGGRIDGDCAHAVSIKDAGDDPDATDKAHLTADVRRIRDGGGEVILKGGPGVGVVTKPGLGLEVGGPAINPVPRKNICENVARAGAAILAAGDTLEVTISVPGGEEMAKKTLNARLGILGGISILGTTGIVRPYSTAAFRASVIQAVDVAANQGQTAVVFTTGGRTEKCAMREFPELDEACFVQMGDFVKAAFSTAVKHGMQRIIVGAMVGKLTKIAQGLSVTHAWREEIDRQLIADAATEVGAPAEVVEQIRAAETARFAAESLAELGLTVPFHRALAMRAIRSLRERYPGPHRLSVLACNFEGVPIVTVEESECLTIAA, encoded by the coding sequence ATGGCAGCAGGGCACGTCTTGCCGGAGAAGGTGCGCAAGGGCGACGCGAAACGCGAGCGCGGCAACCGCACGGGCTTCACGACCGGCGCGAACTCGGCCGCCGCAGCGACTGCGGCGACGCTCGGCCTCGTGCACGGTGAAGTCCCGGCCGAGATCGAGTGCGTGCTGCCGAACACCCAGCACGTCGTCTTCCGCATCACCGGGGGCCGCATCGACGGCGACTGTGCGCACGCGGTGAGCATCAAGGATGCGGGCGACGACCCGGACGCGACCGACAAGGCGCATCTGACCGCCGACGTGCGGCGCATCCGCGACGGCGGCGGCGAGGTGATCCTGAAGGGAGGCCCCGGCGTCGGCGTCGTCACGAAGCCCGGACTCGGGCTCGAAGTCGGCGGCCCGGCGATCAACCCGGTGCCGCGCAAGAACATCTGCGAGAACGTCGCGCGCGCGGGCGCCGCGATCCTTGCCGCGGGCGACACCCTCGAAGTGACGATCTCGGTGCCAGGTGGCGAGGAGATGGCGAAGAAGACGCTCAATGCGCGCCTGGGCATCCTCGGCGGCATCTCGATCCTCGGCACGACGGGCATCGTGCGCCCCTACTCGACCGCGGCTTTCCGCGCGAGCGTGATCCAGGCGGTCGACGTCGCGGCGAACCAGGGCCAGACGGCGGTCGTGTTCACGACCGGCGGGCGCACCGAGAAATGCGCGATGCGCGAGTTCCCGGAGCTCGACGAGGCCTGCTTCGTGCAGATGGGCGACTTCGTCAAGGCGGCGTTCTCGACGGCGGTGAAGCATGGGATGCAGCGCATCATCGTCGGCGCGATGGTCGGCAAGCTGACGAAGATCGCGCAGGGCCTGTCGGTGACGCATGCGTGGCGCGAAGAGATCGACCGCCAGCTGATCGCCGACGCCGCGACCGAGGTCGGCGCGCCGGCCGAGGTCGTCGAGCAGATCCGCGCCGCGGAGACCGCACGCTTCGCCGCCGAAAGCCTCGCCGAACTGGGACTCACCGTGCCCTTCCATCGCGCGCTCGCGATGCGGGCGATCCGCAGCCTGCGCGAACGCTATCCGGGCCCGCACCGACTCAGCGTGCTCGCCTGCAATTTCGAGGGCGTGCCCATCGTCACCGTGGAGGAATCCGAATGTCTGACCATCGCTGCCTGA